A section of the Eublepharis macularius isolate TG4126 chromosome 1, MPM_Emac_v1.0, whole genome shotgun sequence genome encodes:
- the UBAP2L gene encoding ubiquitin-associated protein 2-like isoform X1, translated as MMTSVGTNRARGSWEQTQTQNQAQHKQRPQATAEQIRLAQMISDHNDADFEEKVKQLIDITGKNQDECVIALHDCNGDVNRAINVLLEGNPDTHSWEMVGKKKGVSGQKDSGQTEPSEEGKENRERERDFSRRRGGLPRRGRGTSRGREFRGQENGLDGGKTGGSSGRGTERGRRGRGRGRGGSGRRGGRFSAQGMGTFNPADYAEPASTEEGYGNSNNNTWNNTGSFEPDDGTRVDYIRGEGSNYPRKFDTAPGTRNPGAWRTATEEWGTEDWNEDLSETKIFTASNVSSVPLPAENVTITAGQRIDLAVLLGKTPSSLENESPSLDSSQAPTLSQPLVFSNSKQSTVSQPASGNTFSHHGMVSMLGKGFSDVGETKGTPATPTTGSQFLEQFKTAQALAQLAAQHPQPAGSGTAAASWDIGATTQSSSLVQYDLKNPSESTVHSPFAKRQAFPPTSTMMDVFLQDKQPVVTASVAAPPPPSSPLASKTNPVPQMSPGSSDNQSSSPQPAQQKLKQQKKKASLTSKIPALAVEMPGSADISGLNLQFGALQFGSEPVLSEYESTPATSASVSQPPSSLYTSTASESLSTISSNKTQESGYQSGTMPAATYTSQNSAQGPLYEQRSTQTRRYPNSISSSPQKDLTQAKNGFSSVPPTQLQTTQTAEGSAGSTVKSDSPSAPSITAPLNDTVSAASLLTTATQHSSVLSSLNHAEELPSTATTQHSRYTLPVQQNSLSSSTSSGRTSTSTLLHTSVESEAGLHSSASTFSTSSSTVSAAPPVVSAPSSLSSVSSLGLSSNSTVTATTRSSVATTSGKAPPNLPPGVPPLLPNPYIMAPGLLHAYPPQVYGYDDLQMLQTRFPLDYYSIPFPTPTTQLTGRDGSLSSNPYSGDLTKFGRGDASSPAPATTLAQPQQNQTQTHHTTQQTFLNPALPPGYSYTSLPYYTGVPGLPSTFQYGPAVFPVAPTSSKQHSVNVSVNASATPFQQPSGYGSHGYSTGVSVTSSNTGVPDISGSVYSKTQQSFEKQGFHTGTPAASFNLPSALASGGPINPPTAAAYPPAPFMHILTPHQQHSQILHHHLPQDGQPILYFQRQQEDQSAAGQRSQGSSIPQKSQANKSAYNSYNWGAN; from the exons CATTCCTGGGAGATGGTTGGCAAAAAGAAGGGTGTTTCAGGACAGAAGGACAGTGGGCAAACGGAACCCAGTGAAGAAGGCAAAGAGAAccgagagagggagagagacttcAGCCGGCGACGTGGAGGATTGCCAAGAAGGGGCCGGGGCACAAGCCGCGGAAGAGAGT TTCGGGGCCAGGAGAACGGACTGGATGGTGGCAAGACCGGTGGATCTTCTGGAAGAGGCACAGAGAGAGGACGACGGGGGCGTGGGCGAGGCAGAG gtgGATCTGGAAGGCGGGGAGGAAGGTTCTCGGCTCAAGGCATGGG AACTTTCAACCCAGCGGACTACGCAGAGCCTGCCAGCACGGAAGAAGGTTATggaaatagtaacaacaacacaTGGAACAATACTGGTAGCTTTGAGCCGGATGATGGGACGA GAGTTGATTACATTAGGGGTGAGGGGTCAAATTATCCCCGAAAATTTGACACTGCTCCTGGTACGAGAAATCCAG GCGCGTGGAGAACAGCGACAGAGGAGTGGGGGACCGAGGACTGGAATGAAGAT CTTTCGGAGACCAAGATCTTCACCGCATCCAACGTCTCTTCCGTGCCTCTGCCCGCGGAAAATGTGACCATCACAGCTGGACAGAG AATCGACCTTGCAGTGCTGTTAGGAAAGACCCCTTCTTCTCTGGAGAATGAGTCTCCCAGCCTGGACTCCTCGCAGGCCCCGACACTCAGCCAGCCGCTAGTGTTCAGCAATTCCAAGCAGAGCACTGTATCCCAGCCCGCTTCAGGGAACACCTTCTCTCACCACGGCATG GTGAGCATGCTGGGAAAGGGGTTCAGCGACGTCGGCGAGACTAAAGGCACCCCCGCCACCCCCACCACAGGCTCGCAGTTCCTTGAGCAGTTTAAGACGGCTCAGGCTTTGGCTCAGCTGGCGGCCCAGCACCCCCAGCCTGCTGGGAGCGGCACTGCCGCGGCCTCCTGGGATATAGGCGCCACCACCCAGTCCTCATCTCTGGTGCAGTACG ATCTGAAGAACCCGTCGGAGTCCACGGTGCACAGCCCATTTGCCAAGCGCCAggccttcccacccacctccaccatGATGGATGTGTTCCTGCAGGACAAGCAGCCTGTGGTGACAGCCTCCGTCGCAGCCCCACCGCCCCCATCGTCCCCTCTGGCTAGCAAAACCAACCCAGTTCCCCAGATGTCCCCGGGCTCCTCAGACAACCAGTCCTCCAGCCCTCAACCAGCCCAGCAGAAGTTGAAGCAACAGAAAAAGAAAGCATCCTTGACATCAAAG atTCCTGCTTTGGCGGTGGAGATGCCTGGCTCTGCGGATATCTCGGGACTTAACTTGCAGTTTGGGGCATTGCAGTTTGGTTCGGAGCCTGTCCTTTCAGAGTATGAATCCACCCCGGCAACGAGTGCCTCCGTGAGCCAGCCTCCAAGCAGCCTGTACACAAGCACTGCAAG TGAGTCTCTGTCCACCATTTCGTCCAACAAGACCCAGGAGTCTGGTTACCAGAGCGGCACCATGCCTGCAGCAACATATACCTCCCAGAACAGCGCTCAGGGACCATTGTACGAGCAGAGATCCACCCAAACCCGGCGATACCCCAACTCCATCTCCTCCTCACCCCAGAAAGACTTGACCCAGGCCAAG AATGGCTTCAGCTCTGTGCCGCCCACACAGTTGCAAACCACGCAGACGGCTGAAG gtTCTGCAGGCTCCACAGTGAAATCGGACTCCCCCTCTGCCCCTAGTATCACGGCCCCTCTCAACGACACTGTCTCTGCAGCCTCCCTGCTTACTACGGCCACTCAGCACTCGTCAGTGCTCAGCAGCCTGAACCACGCCGAGGAGCTCCCCAGCACGGCCACCACACAACACAGCAGGTA CACGTTACCTGTCCAGCAAAACAGCCTTTCCTCCTCAACTTCCTCTGGTCGCACGTCGACTTCAACTCTCTTG CACACCAGTGTGGAGAGTGAAGCCGGGCTCCATTCTTCCGCAAGcactttctccacctcctccagcacGGTCTCAGCTGCGCCCCCTGTGGTCAGTGCCCCCTCCAGTCTGAGCAGCGTCAGCAGCCTGGGTCTCAGCAGTAACTCCACGGTGACCGCCACAACCCGCAGCTCGGTTGCCACGACGTCAG GCAAGGCTCCCCCCAACTTGCCCCCTGGAGTTCCACCGTTGCTGCCGAACCCATATATCATGGCTCCGGGACTGCTGCACGCATATCCA CCACAAGTTTACGGCTATGATGACCTGCAGATGCTTCAGACGAGATTCCCATTG GACTACTACAGCATCCCATTTCCCACTCCGACCACCCAGCTGACTGGAAGGGACGGCAGCCTGAGCAGCAACCCTTATTCTG GTGATCTCACGAAGTTTGGCCGAGGCGACGCCTCTTCCCCTGCACCAGCGACAACCCTGGCGCagccccaacagaaccaaactcagACACATCACACCACCCAGCAGACCTTTCTGAATCCGGCCTTGCCCCCTGGCTACAGCTATACCAGCTTGCCGTACTACACCGGAGTCCCGGGGCTGCCCAGCACCTTCCAGTATGGGCCTGCTGTGTTCCCC GTTGCGCCTACCTCTTCTAAACAGCATAGCGTGAATGTCAGTGTGAACGCCTCGGCCACTCCGTTTCAGCAGCCCAGTGGCTATGGCTCCCATGGATACAGCACTG gtgtATCGGTAACATCCAGTAACACAGGTGTACCAGATATCTCTGGCTCGGTCTACTCCAAAACGCAG CAATCCTTTGAGAAGCAGGGCTTTCACACCGGAACCCCGGCGGCCTCGTTCAACTTGCCGTCGGCGCTGGCCAGCGGTGGTCCCATCAACCCTCCCACGGCTGCGGCGTATCCGCCGGCCCCTTTCATGCACATCCTGACACCGCATCAGCAGCATTCTCAGATCTTGCATCACCACCTGCCGCAGGATGGGCAG CCGATTCTGTACTTCCAACGCCAGCAAGAAGACCAG AGTGCCGCTGGCCAGCGCAGCCAGGGAAGTTCCATCCCGCAGAAATCGCAGGCGAACAAGTCCGCCTACAACAGCTACAATTGGGGCGCCAACTGA
- the UBAP2L gene encoding ubiquitin-associated protein 2-like isoform X3, with amino-acid sequence MMTSVGTNRARGSWEQTQTQNQAQHKQRPQATAEQIRLAQMISDHNDADFEEKVKQLIDITGKNQDECVIALHDCNGDVNRAINVLLEGNPDTHSWEMVGKKKGVSGQKDSGQTEPSEEGKENRERERDFSRRRGGLPRRGRGTSRGREFRGQENGLDGGKTGGSSGRGTERGRRGRGRGRGGSGRRGGRFSAQGMGTFNPADYAEPASTEEGYGNSNNNTWNNTGSFEPDDGTRVDYIRGEGSNYPRKFDTAPGAWRTATEEWGTEDWNEDLSETKIFTASNVSSVPLPAENVTITAGQRIDLAVLLGKTPSSLENESPSLDSSQAPTLSQPLVFSNSKQSTVSQPASGNTFSHHGMVSMLGKGFSDVGETKGTPATPTTGSQFLEQFKTAQALAQLAAQHPQPAGSGTAAASWDIGATTQSSSLVQYDLKNPSESTVHSPFAKRQAFPPTSTMMDVFLQDKQPVVTASVAAPPPPSSPLASKTNPVPQMSPGSSDNQSSSPQPAQQKLKQQKKKASLTSKIPALAVEMPGSADISGLNLQFGALQFGSEPVLSEYESTPATSASVSQPPSSLYTSTASESLSTISSNKTQESGYQSGTMPAATYTSQNSAQGPLYEQRSTQTRRYPNSISSSPQKDLTQAKNGFSSVPPTQLQTTQTAEGSAGSTVKSDSPSAPSITAPLNDTVSAASLLTTATQHSSVLSSLNHAEELPSTATTQHSRYTLPVQQNSLSSSTSSGRTSTSTLLHTSVESEAGLHSSASTFSTSSSTVSAAPPVVSAPSSLSSVSSLGLSSNSTVTATTRSSVATTSGKAPPNLPPGVPPLLPNPYIMAPGLLHAYPPQVYGYDDLQMLQTRFPLDYYSIPFPTPTTQLTGRDGSLSSNPYSGDLTKFGRGDASSPAPATTLAQPQQNQTQTHHTTQQTFLNPALPPGYSYTSLPYYTGVPGLPSTFQYGPAVFPVAPTSSKQHSVNVSVNASATPFQQPSGYGSHGYSTGVSVTSSNTGVPDISGSVYSKTQQSFEKQGFHTGTPAASFNLPSALASGGPINPPTAAAYPPAPFMHILTPHQQHSQILHHHLPQDGQPILYFQRQQEDQSAAGQRSQGSSIPQKSQANKSAYNSYNWGAN; translated from the exons CATTCCTGGGAGATGGTTGGCAAAAAGAAGGGTGTTTCAGGACAGAAGGACAGTGGGCAAACGGAACCCAGTGAAGAAGGCAAAGAGAAccgagagagggagagagacttcAGCCGGCGACGTGGAGGATTGCCAAGAAGGGGCCGGGGCACAAGCCGCGGAAGAGAGT TTCGGGGCCAGGAGAACGGACTGGATGGTGGCAAGACCGGTGGATCTTCTGGAAGAGGCACAGAGAGAGGACGACGGGGGCGTGGGCGAGGCAGAG gtgGATCTGGAAGGCGGGGAGGAAGGTTCTCGGCTCAAGGCATGGG AACTTTCAACCCAGCGGACTACGCAGAGCCTGCCAGCACGGAAGAAGGTTATggaaatagtaacaacaacacaTGGAACAATACTGGTAGCTTTGAGCCGGATGATGGGACGA GAGTTGATTACATTAGGGGTGAGGGGTCAAATTATCCCCGAAAATTTGACACTGCTCCTG GCGCGTGGAGAACAGCGACAGAGGAGTGGGGGACCGAGGACTGGAATGAAGAT CTTTCGGAGACCAAGATCTTCACCGCATCCAACGTCTCTTCCGTGCCTCTGCCCGCGGAAAATGTGACCATCACAGCTGGACAGAG AATCGACCTTGCAGTGCTGTTAGGAAAGACCCCTTCTTCTCTGGAGAATGAGTCTCCCAGCCTGGACTCCTCGCAGGCCCCGACACTCAGCCAGCCGCTAGTGTTCAGCAATTCCAAGCAGAGCACTGTATCCCAGCCCGCTTCAGGGAACACCTTCTCTCACCACGGCATG GTGAGCATGCTGGGAAAGGGGTTCAGCGACGTCGGCGAGACTAAAGGCACCCCCGCCACCCCCACCACAGGCTCGCAGTTCCTTGAGCAGTTTAAGACGGCTCAGGCTTTGGCTCAGCTGGCGGCCCAGCACCCCCAGCCTGCTGGGAGCGGCACTGCCGCGGCCTCCTGGGATATAGGCGCCACCACCCAGTCCTCATCTCTGGTGCAGTACG ATCTGAAGAACCCGTCGGAGTCCACGGTGCACAGCCCATTTGCCAAGCGCCAggccttcccacccacctccaccatGATGGATGTGTTCCTGCAGGACAAGCAGCCTGTGGTGACAGCCTCCGTCGCAGCCCCACCGCCCCCATCGTCCCCTCTGGCTAGCAAAACCAACCCAGTTCCCCAGATGTCCCCGGGCTCCTCAGACAACCAGTCCTCCAGCCCTCAACCAGCCCAGCAGAAGTTGAAGCAACAGAAAAAGAAAGCATCCTTGACATCAAAG atTCCTGCTTTGGCGGTGGAGATGCCTGGCTCTGCGGATATCTCGGGACTTAACTTGCAGTTTGGGGCATTGCAGTTTGGTTCGGAGCCTGTCCTTTCAGAGTATGAATCCACCCCGGCAACGAGTGCCTCCGTGAGCCAGCCTCCAAGCAGCCTGTACACAAGCACTGCAAG TGAGTCTCTGTCCACCATTTCGTCCAACAAGACCCAGGAGTCTGGTTACCAGAGCGGCACCATGCCTGCAGCAACATATACCTCCCAGAACAGCGCTCAGGGACCATTGTACGAGCAGAGATCCACCCAAACCCGGCGATACCCCAACTCCATCTCCTCCTCACCCCAGAAAGACTTGACCCAGGCCAAG AATGGCTTCAGCTCTGTGCCGCCCACACAGTTGCAAACCACGCAGACGGCTGAAG gtTCTGCAGGCTCCACAGTGAAATCGGACTCCCCCTCTGCCCCTAGTATCACGGCCCCTCTCAACGACACTGTCTCTGCAGCCTCCCTGCTTACTACGGCCACTCAGCACTCGTCAGTGCTCAGCAGCCTGAACCACGCCGAGGAGCTCCCCAGCACGGCCACCACACAACACAGCAGGTA CACGTTACCTGTCCAGCAAAACAGCCTTTCCTCCTCAACTTCCTCTGGTCGCACGTCGACTTCAACTCTCTTG CACACCAGTGTGGAGAGTGAAGCCGGGCTCCATTCTTCCGCAAGcactttctccacctcctccagcacGGTCTCAGCTGCGCCCCCTGTGGTCAGTGCCCCCTCCAGTCTGAGCAGCGTCAGCAGCCTGGGTCTCAGCAGTAACTCCACGGTGACCGCCACAACCCGCAGCTCGGTTGCCACGACGTCAG GCAAGGCTCCCCCCAACTTGCCCCCTGGAGTTCCACCGTTGCTGCCGAACCCATATATCATGGCTCCGGGACTGCTGCACGCATATCCA CCACAAGTTTACGGCTATGATGACCTGCAGATGCTTCAGACGAGATTCCCATTG GACTACTACAGCATCCCATTTCCCACTCCGACCACCCAGCTGACTGGAAGGGACGGCAGCCTGAGCAGCAACCCTTATTCTG GTGATCTCACGAAGTTTGGCCGAGGCGACGCCTCTTCCCCTGCACCAGCGACAACCCTGGCGCagccccaacagaaccaaactcagACACATCACACCACCCAGCAGACCTTTCTGAATCCGGCCTTGCCCCCTGGCTACAGCTATACCAGCTTGCCGTACTACACCGGAGTCCCGGGGCTGCCCAGCACCTTCCAGTATGGGCCTGCTGTGTTCCCC GTTGCGCCTACCTCTTCTAAACAGCATAGCGTGAATGTCAGTGTGAACGCCTCGGCCACTCCGTTTCAGCAGCCCAGTGGCTATGGCTCCCATGGATACAGCACTG gtgtATCGGTAACATCCAGTAACACAGGTGTACCAGATATCTCTGGCTCGGTCTACTCCAAAACGCAG CAATCCTTTGAGAAGCAGGGCTTTCACACCGGAACCCCGGCGGCCTCGTTCAACTTGCCGTCGGCGCTGGCCAGCGGTGGTCCCATCAACCCTCCCACGGCTGCGGCGTATCCGCCGGCCCCTTTCATGCACATCCTGACACCGCATCAGCAGCATTCTCAGATCTTGCATCACCACCTGCCGCAGGATGGGCAG CCGATTCTGTACTTCCAACGCCAGCAAGAAGACCAG AGTGCCGCTGGCCAGCGCAGCCAGGGAAGTTCCATCCCGCAGAAATCGCAGGCGAACAAGTCCGCCTACAACAGCTACAATTGGGGCGCCAACTGA
- the UBAP2L gene encoding ubiquitin-associated protein 2-like isoform X8 produces the protein MMTSVGTNRARGSWEQTQTQNQAQHKQRPQATAEQIRLAQMISDHNDADFEEKVKQLIDITGKNQDECVIALHDCNGDVNRAINVLLEGNPDTHSWEMVGKKKGVSGQKDSGQTEPSEEGKENRERERDFSRRRGGLPRRGRGTSRGREFRGQENGLDGGKTGGSSGRGTERGRRGRGRGRGGSGRRGGRFSAQGMGTFNPADYAEPASTEEGYGNSNNNTWNNTGSFEPDDGTSAWRTATEEWGTEDWNEDLSETKIFTASNVSSVPLPAENVTITAGQRIDLAVLLGKTPSSLENESPSLDSSQAPTLSQPLVFSNSKQSTVSQPASGNTFSHHGMVSMLGKGFSDVGETKGTPATPTTGSQFLEQFKTAQALAQLAAQHPQPAGSGTAAASWDIGATTQSSSLVQYDLKNPSESTVHSPFAKRQAFPPTSTMMDVFLQDKQPVVTASVAAPPPPSSPLASKTNPVPQMSPGSSDNQSSSPQPAQQKLKQQKKKASLTSKIPALAVEMPGSADISGLNLQFGALQFGSEPVLSEYESTPATSASVSQPPSSLYTSTASESLSTISSNKTQESGYQSGTMPAATYTSQNSAQGPLYEQRSTQTRRYPNSISSSPQKDLTQAKNGFSSVPPTQLQTTQTAEGSAGSTVKSDSPSAPSITAPLNDTVSAASLLTTATQHSSVLSSLNHAEELPSTATTQHSRYTLPVQQNSLSSSTSSGRTSTSTLLHTSVESEAGLHSSASTFSTSSSTVSAAPPVVSAPSSLSSVSSLGLSSNSTVTATTRSSVATTSGKAPPNLPPGVPPLLPNPYIMAPGLLHAYPPQVYGYDDLQMLQTRFPLDYYSIPFPTPTTQLTGRDGSLSSNPYSGDLTKFGRGDASSPAPATTLAQPQQNQTQTHHTTQQTFLNPALPPGYSYTSLPYYTGVPGLPSTFQYGPAVFPVAPTSSKQHSVNVSVNASATPFQQPSGYGSHGYSTGVSVTSSNTGVPDISGSVYSKTQQSFEKQGFHTGTPAASFNLPSALASGGPINPPTAAAYPPAPFMHILTPHQQHSQILHHHLPQDGQPILYFQRQQEDQSAAGQRSQGSSIPQKSQANKSAYNSYNWGAN, from the exons CATTCCTGGGAGATGGTTGGCAAAAAGAAGGGTGTTTCAGGACAGAAGGACAGTGGGCAAACGGAACCCAGTGAAGAAGGCAAAGAGAAccgagagagggagagagacttcAGCCGGCGACGTGGAGGATTGCCAAGAAGGGGCCGGGGCACAAGCCGCGGAAGAGAGT TTCGGGGCCAGGAGAACGGACTGGATGGTGGCAAGACCGGTGGATCTTCTGGAAGAGGCACAGAGAGAGGACGACGGGGGCGTGGGCGAGGCAGAG gtgGATCTGGAAGGCGGGGAGGAAGGTTCTCGGCTCAAGGCATGGG AACTTTCAACCCAGCGGACTACGCAGAGCCTGCCAGCACGGAAGAAGGTTATggaaatagtaacaacaacacaTGGAACAATACTGGTAGCTTTGAGCCGGATGATGGGACGA GCGCGTGGAGAACAGCGACAGAGGAGTGGGGGACCGAGGACTGGAATGAAGAT CTTTCGGAGACCAAGATCTTCACCGCATCCAACGTCTCTTCCGTGCCTCTGCCCGCGGAAAATGTGACCATCACAGCTGGACAGAG AATCGACCTTGCAGTGCTGTTAGGAAAGACCCCTTCTTCTCTGGAGAATGAGTCTCCCAGCCTGGACTCCTCGCAGGCCCCGACACTCAGCCAGCCGCTAGTGTTCAGCAATTCCAAGCAGAGCACTGTATCCCAGCCCGCTTCAGGGAACACCTTCTCTCACCACGGCATG GTGAGCATGCTGGGAAAGGGGTTCAGCGACGTCGGCGAGACTAAAGGCACCCCCGCCACCCCCACCACAGGCTCGCAGTTCCTTGAGCAGTTTAAGACGGCTCAGGCTTTGGCTCAGCTGGCGGCCCAGCACCCCCAGCCTGCTGGGAGCGGCACTGCCGCGGCCTCCTGGGATATAGGCGCCACCACCCAGTCCTCATCTCTGGTGCAGTACG ATCTGAAGAACCCGTCGGAGTCCACGGTGCACAGCCCATTTGCCAAGCGCCAggccttcccacccacctccaccatGATGGATGTGTTCCTGCAGGACAAGCAGCCTGTGGTGACAGCCTCCGTCGCAGCCCCACCGCCCCCATCGTCCCCTCTGGCTAGCAAAACCAACCCAGTTCCCCAGATGTCCCCGGGCTCCTCAGACAACCAGTCCTCCAGCCCTCAACCAGCCCAGCAGAAGTTGAAGCAACAGAAAAAGAAAGCATCCTTGACATCAAAG atTCCTGCTTTGGCGGTGGAGATGCCTGGCTCTGCGGATATCTCGGGACTTAACTTGCAGTTTGGGGCATTGCAGTTTGGTTCGGAGCCTGTCCTTTCAGAGTATGAATCCACCCCGGCAACGAGTGCCTCCGTGAGCCAGCCTCCAAGCAGCCTGTACACAAGCACTGCAAG TGAGTCTCTGTCCACCATTTCGTCCAACAAGACCCAGGAGTCTGGTTACCAGAGCGGCACCATGCCTGCAGCAACATATACCTCCCAGAACAGCGCTCAGGGACCATTGTACGAGCAGAGATCCACCCAAACCCGGCGATACCCCAACTCCATCTCCTCCTCACCCCAGAAAGACTTGACCCAGGCCAAG AATGGCTTCAGCTCTGTGCCGCCCACACAGTTGCAAACCACGCAGACGGCTGAAG gtTCTGCAGGCTCCACAGTGAAATCGGACTCCCCCTCTGCCCCTAGTATCACGGCCCCTCTCAACGACACTGTCTCTGCAGCCTCCCTGCTTACTACGGCCACTCAGCACTCGTCAGTGCTCAGCAGCCTGAACCACGCCGAGGAGCTCCCCAGCACGGCCACCACACAACACAGCAGGTA CACGTTACCTGTCCAGCAAAACAGCCTTTCCTCCTCAACTTCCTCTGGTCGCACGTCGACTTCAACTCTCTTG CACACCAGTGTGGAGAGTGAAGCCGGGCTCCATTCTTCCGCAAGcactttctccacctcctccagcacGGTCTCAGCTGCGCCCCCTGTGGTCAGTGCCCCCTCCAGTCTGAGCAGCGTCAGCAGCCTGGGTCTCAGCAGTAACTCCACGGTGACCGCCACAACCCGCAGCTCGGTTGCCACGACGTCAG GCAAGGCTCCCCCCAACTTGCCCCCTGGAGTTCCACCGTTGCTGCCGAACCCATATATCATGGCTCCGGGACTGCTGCACGCATATCCA CCACAAGTTTACGGCTATGATGACCTGCAGATGCTTCAGACGAGATTCCCATTG GACTACTACAGCATCCCATTTCCCACTCCGACCACCCAGCTGACTGGAAGGGACGGCAGCCTGAGCAGCAACCCTTATTCTG GTGATCTCACGAAGTTTGGCCGAGGCGACGCCTCTTCCCCTGCACCAGCGACAACCCTGGCGCagccccaacagaaccaaactcagACACATCACACCACCCAGCAGACCTTTCTGAATCCGGCCTTGCCCCCTGGCTACAGCTATACCAGCTTGCCGTACTACACCGGAGTCCCGGGGCTGCCCAGCACCTTCCAGTATGGGCCTGCTGTGTTCCCC GTTGCGCCTACCTCTTCTAAACAGCATAGCGTGAATGTCAGTGTGAACGCCTCGGCCACTCCGTTTCAGCAGCCCAGTGGCTATGGCTCCCATGGATACAGCACTG gtgtATCGGTAACATCCAGTAACACAGGTGTACCAGATATCTCTGGCTCGGTCTACTCCAAAACGCAG CAATCCTTTGAGAAGCAGGGCTTTCACACCGGAACCCCGGCGGCCTCGTTCAACTTGCCGTCGGCGCTGGCCAGCGGTGGTCCCATCAACCCTCCCACGGCTGCGGCGTATCCGCCGGCCCCTTTCATGCACATCCTGACACCGCATCAGCAGCATTCTCAGATCTTGCATCACCACCTGCCGCAGGATGGGCAG CCGATTCTGTACTTCCAACGCCAGCAAGAAGACCAG AGTGCCGCTGGCCAGCGCAGCCAGGGAAGTTCCATCCCGCAGAAATCGCAGGCGAACAAGTCCGCCTACAACAGCTACAATTGGGGCGCCAACTGA